From Chelatococcus sp. YT9, a single genomic window includes:
- a CDS encoding TniQ family protein has translation MSWSDLFEVSASPMPAPGRIGLPGHVAPVEGEALLSWVAAISAVLGMTPRVFCRDALHIDVRQNPGWWRRPASVTLERIGSLTGLDLDHLAGMTLDGWAAAPGDDDPDRFAAKRWTAGAEGKKRLARMDVCALCLAEARRPHLRLNWTLGWTGACPRHGTMLTSRCPSCGTRLRLRGLNGSEPIDLRCGRCNATLSDAEGTPAHPAVLALQAALIAGKHGGTVILPGIGALDWPTAMALADVLLAMVWTRRPKNKRDHWAPRQRDRLFAAIGSDMGMAVGAWERIPWKENYGGLLLLAWLFGDLDRRLPRAIATLRTPRLEGLLAPFTDLDELTSDSLRVILSAARTRSPQGRRAWKPWLDGLVAADLREQAGRERYRHRRQRLRALAELRDGASVEAVAALVGVDIKTIYRWLHRGAANGLEAALERPTGKPALTSAQAEALGKWIALDHRHQNRQAVLKRARETLGIDINGDAATKLLVRHRKPKRGKRCRLWAPRYGPRRGAGSTHDPAPGS, from the coding sequence GTGTCGTGGTCTGATCTGTTCGAGGTGTCGGCGTCCCCGATGCCGGCTCCCGGCCGCATCGGCCTGCCGGGGCATGTCGCCCCGGTCGAAGGCGAGGCGCTGCTGTCCTGGGTGGCGGCGATCTCTGCCGTTCTCGGCATGACGCCGCGCGTCTTCTGCCGCGACGCGCTTCACATCGACGTCCGGCAAAACCCCGGCTGGTGGCGTCGGCCTGCCTCCGTGACCCTTGAGCGGATCGGCAGCCTGACCGGCCTCGATCTCGATCACCTGGCCGGAATGACGCTGGATGGCTGGGCTGCTGCGCCTGGCGACGACGATCCTGACCGGTTCGCCGCGAAGCGCTGGACTGCCGGTGCTGAGGGCAAAAAACGCCTGGCCCGCATGGATGTCTGCGCGCTCTGCCTCGCCGAGGCGCGGCGTCCGCACCTTCGGCTGAACTGGACGCTCGGCTGGACGGGCGCATGCCCTCGTCACGGAACGATGCTGACCAGCCGATGCCCCTCCTGCGGCACAAGGCTGAGGTTGCGCGGGCTGAATGGCTCGGAGCCGATCGACCTGCGCTGCGGGCGCTGCAATGCGACGCTGTCCGATGCGGAGGGAACCCCGGCACATCCTGCCGTGCTCGCCTTGCAGGCCGCGCTCATCGCCGGCAAGCACGGCGGGACGGTGATCCTTCCCGGCATCGGCGCGCTCGACTGGCCCACGGCCATGGCGCTCGCCGACGTGCTGCTCGCCATGGTCTGGACCAGGCGCCCGAAGAACAAACGCGACCATTGGGCGCCACGGCAGCGCGATCGCCTCTTCGCCGCCATCGGCAGCGATATGGGAATGGCCGTGGGCGCGTGGGAACGCATCCCGTGGAAAGAGAATTACGGCGGCCTTTTGCTGTTGGCCTGGCTGTTCGGCGATCTCGATCGCCGCCTGCCAAGGGCCATTGCCACGCTCCGCACGCCGCGCCTCGAAGGGCTTCTCGCTCCCTTCACAGACCTCGATGAACTGACCAGCGACAGCTTGCGCGTAATCCTCTCCGCCGCGCGGACCAGATCGCCGCAGGGACGGCGTGCATGGAAGCCGTGGCTTGACGGGCTCGTCGCCGCCGATCTGCGCGAACAAGCCGGGCGGGAGCGCTACAGGCATCGACGGCAAAGACTGCGGGCGCTGGCCGAACTCAGAGACGGTGCGTCGGTCGAAGCCGTAGCGGCGCTCGTCGGGGTCGATATAAAAACCATCTATCGCTGGCTTCATCGCGGCGCGGCCAACGGTCTTGAAGCCGCGCTCGAACGTCCAACCGGCAAGCCTGCGCTCACCAGTGCTCAGGCCGAAGCTCTGGGAAAATGGATCGCACTCGATCACAGGCACCAGAACCGGCAGGCCGTACTCAAGCGGGCCAGGGAAACCCTTGGCATCGACATCAACGGCGATGCGGCTACCAAGCTGCTGGTGAGACACCGAAAGCCGAAGCGAGGAAAGCGTTGCCGCTTGTGGGCACCCAGATACGGCCCGAGGCGCG